The following proteins come from a genomic window of Hymenobacter canadensis:
- a CDS encoding DNA-directed RNA polymerase subunit omega, translating into MKAPNNLSASIVTRNMSEFANETGNVYESIAIISKRANQISVKLKEELNGKLAEFATTVDNLEEVFENREQIEISKHYERLPKPTNLAIEEFLEGKIHYRTPSEFDENGNLRVIEG; encoded by the coding sequence ATGAAAGCACCCAACAACCTGTCCGCCTCTATCGTGACCCGCAACATGTCGGAATTTGCCAACGAAACCGGCAACGTGTACGAGTCGATTGCCATCATCTCGAAGCGCGCCAACCAGATTTCGGTGAAGCTGAAAGAGGAGCTGAACGGCAAGCTGGCCGAGTTTGCTACCACCGTGGATAACTTGGAAGAGGTGTTCGAGAACCGCGAGCAGATCGAAATCAGCAAGCACTACGAGCGTCTGCCCAAGCCTACGAACCTAGCCATCGAGGAATTCCTGGAAGGCAAAATTCACTACCGCACGCCGTCGGAGTTCGACGAGAACGGCAACCTGCGCGTTATCGAAGGCTAG
- a CDS encoding flavoprotein produces the protein MKSEKSVKSVIQGRKILLGVCGSIAAYKAAPLVRLLVKAGAEVQVILTPAAAAFVTPLTLGTLSKKPVLQGFLKDERAGEWHNHVHLGLWADALLVAPASANTLAHFAHGLCDSLLDAVYLSARCSVLLAPAMDLDMYAHPATTANLATLRGYGNLVLDSPAGELASGLSGPGRMLEPEDIVVELERFFNR, from the coding sequence GTGAAATCCGAAAAATCCGTTAAATCCGTGATACAGGGGCGCAAGATCTTACTGGGCGTGTGCGGCAGCATTGCCGCCTACAAAGCCGCGCCGCTGGTGCGGTTGCTGGTGAAGGCCGGGGCCGAGGTACAGGTGATTCTCACGCCCGCCGCGGCCGCCTTCGTGACGCCGCTCACGCTGGGCACGCTCTCCAAAAAACCGGTGCTGCAGGGCTTCCTGAAAGACGAGCGCGCCGGCGAGTGGCACAACCACGTGCACCTGGGCCTGTGGGCTGATGCGCTGCTGGTGGCGCCGGCCTCGGCCAACACGCTGGCCCACTTCGCCCACGGCCTCTGCGACTCTCTGCTCGATGCCGTGTACCTGTCGGCGCGCTGCTCGGTGCTGCTGGCCCCCGCCATGGACCTCGACATGTATGCCCACCCCGCCACCACCGCCAACCTGGCCACCCTACGCGGCTACGGCAACCTCGTGCTCGACTCGCCGGCCGGCGAGCTGGCCAGCGGCCTCTCCGGCCCCGGCCGCATGCTGGAGCCCGAGGATATTGTGGTGGAGCTGGAGCGGTTTTTTAATCGTTAA
- a CDS encoding outer membrane protein assembly factor BamD, with amino-acid sequence MHYFRPTLFVLLLSTLLLGACTGYQKLLKSSDVNKKYEAAIQYYEKGDYFKAGTLLEDLLPLLKGRPEAEKAEFYFANTNFRQRNYTLGAYYFKSFADTYPNSQYAEEANFLQAKSLFRDSPEWELDQTNTYSALESIQEFINRYPTSTFRPEAENMSQELQKKLELKAYQGAKLYYNLRYYQSAVVALGGFQQQFPASAFNEEAEYLKVSAQYDLARESVEEKQRERYLEVQSFYQHFIDTYPQSRRLKEAEKMFIDAQAQAAKLKPAEPTAAK; translated from the coding sequence ATGCACTATTTCCGCCCGACCCTTTTTGTTCTGCTGCTGAGCACCCTGCTGCTCGGCGCGTGCACCGGTTACCAGAAGCTGCTCAAGAGCAGCGACGTGAACAAGAAGTACGAAGCGGCCATCCAGTACTACGAGAAGGGCGACTACTTCAAAGCCGGCACCCTGCTCGAAGACCTGCTGCCGCTGCTCAAAGGCCGCCCCGAAGCGGAGAAAGCGGAGTTTTACTTCGCCAACACCAATTTCCGGCAGCGCAACTACACGCTAGGCGCCTACTACTTCAAGAGCTTCGCCGATACCTACCCCAACTCGCAGTACGCCGAGGAAGCCAATTTCCTGCAGGCCAAGTCGCTGTTCCGCGACTCGCCGGAGTGGGAGCTGGACCAGACCAATACCTACTCGGCGCTGGAGTCCATTCAGGAGTTCATCAACCGCTACCCCACCAGCACGTTCCGGCCTGAGGCCGAGAATATGTCGCAGGAGCTGCAGAAAAAGCTAGAGCTGAAGGCCTATCAGGGCGCCAAGCTCTACTATAACCTGCGCTACTACCAGTCGGCCGTAGTGGCCTTGGGTGGGTTTCAGCAGCAGTTTCCGGCCTCGGCCTTCAACGAAGAAGCCGAATACCTGAAGGTAAGCGCGCAGTATGACCTGGCCCGCGAAAGCGTGGAAGAGAAGCAGCGCGAACGGTACCTGGAGGTGCAGTCGTTCTACCAGCACTTCATCGATACCTATCCGCAAAGCCGCCGCCTGAAGGAGGCCGAGAAGATGTTCATCGACGCCCAGGCCCAAGCCGCCAAGCTCAAGCCCGCCGAACCAACAGCGGCCAAATAG
- a CDS encoding OstA-like protein yields MTFPKQLFLLWLALLPAFAVAQQRPGARPVTAATPPKGSRIELLPGTQRLVGGTFNGVEIRKLLGNVSFRQGTTLLYCDSAYQYLDKNALEAFSNVRIIQNDTITITGDRGTYDGDTRKARITGNVTMRDPRMTLTTQALDYDLNRNLAYYSTGGHLVDPENTLDSRFGYYNTASKVFSFKRDVKLVTKDNVIDTDTLQYNTVSKIATFLGPTRIKGQQGTLYAENGTYNTITRVSNFQKNAKIETPNYLLGGDRLVYDEARQYGVATGHVSMTSKKDNLVIRGDVGRYWRARGRTKVYGAPVMRNISGKDTLYLAADTLISQEGRPPLNAAGVLYAFPRAKIFRSNLQGRADSLTYDRQDSIIYLNKNPILWNEKNQLTADSMQIRQRNGKLDQMRLYANSFIIGQDTLLNYNQVKGRNMVAYFQANSIKKVDVLGNAESLYYALDGDTAVSGMNKALSSTMALRFAEGKLQTISFLTNPDASFIPPHELKPEDEKLKDFRWRPTERPTRRMVLGKHFAVAVKAKPKTKAKTPAKASAKPKPKAPVRGAAPAKVPLKAPARPATPARK; encoded by the coding sequence ATGACCTTTCCCAAGCAACTTTTTCTGTTGTGGCTGGCCCTGCTGCCCGCCTTTGCCGTGGCCCAGCAGCGGCCAGGCGCCCGGCCGGTCACGGCTGCCACGCCGCCCAAGGGCTCCCGCATCGAGCTGCTGCCGGGCACCCAACGGTTGGTGGGCGGCACGTTCAACGGCGTGGAAATCCGCAAGCTGCTCGGCAACGTGAGCTTTCGGCAGGGCACCACGCTGCTCTATTGCGACTCGGCCTACCAGTATCTGGATAAAAACGCGCTGGAGGCCTTCAGCAACGTGCGCATCATCCAGAACGACACCATCACCATCACCGGTGACCGGGGCACTTATGACGGCGACACCCGCAAGGCCCGCATCACTGGCAACGTAACCATGCGCGACCCGCGCATGACCCTCACCACCCAGGCCCTCGACTACGACCTGAACCGCAACCTGGCCTACTACAGCACCGGCGGCCACCTCGTTGACCCCGAAAATACGCTCGACAGCCGCTTCGGCTACTATAATACCGCCAGCAAGGTGTTCAGCTTCAAGCGCGACGTGAAGCTGGTTACCAAAGACAACGTCATCGATACCGACACGCTGCAGTACAATACGGTGTCGAAGATTGCCACCTTCCTGGGACCCACCCGCATCAAGGGGCAGCAGGGCACGCTCTACGCCGAAAACGGCACCTACAACACCATCACGCGGGTTTCCAACTTCCAGAAAAACGCCAAAATCGAGACGCCCAACTACCTGCTGGGCGGCGACCGGCTGGTGTACGACGAAGCCCGGCAGTATGGCGTGGCCACCGGCCACGTCTCGATGACCAGCAAGAAAGACAACCTCGTGATTCGGGGCGACGTGGGGCGCTACTGGCGGGCGCGGGGCCGCACCAAGGTGTACGGCGCCCCGGTGATGCGCAACATTTCGGGCAAAGACACGCTCTACCTCGCCGCCGATACGCTTATCAGCCAGGAGGGCCGCCCGCCGCTGAACGCGGCTGGGGTGCTGTATGCCTTTCCACGGGCCAAAATTTTCCGCTCCAACCTGCAGGGCCGCGCCGACTCGCTCACCTACGACCGGCAGGATTCCATCATCTACCTCAACAAGAACCCGATCCTCTGGAACGAGAAAAACCAGCTCACCGCCGATAGCATGCAGATCCGGCAGCGCAACGGCAAGCTGGACCAGATGCGCCTGTACGCCAACTCGTTCATCATCGGGCAGGACACGCTGCTGAACTACAACCAGGTGAAGGGGCGCAACATGGTGGCCTACTTCCAGGCCAACTCCATAAAAAAAGTGGACGTGCTTGGCAACGCTGAGAGCCTCTACTATGCTCTTGATGGCGACACGGCGGTGAGCGGTATGAACAAAGCGTTGTCCTCGACGATGGCGCTGCGCTTTGCCGAGGGCAAGCTGCAAACCATCAGCTTCCTCACCAACCCCGACGCCAGCTTTATCCCGCCGCATGAACTCAAGCCCGAAGACGAAAAGCTGAAAGACTTCCGCTGGCGCCCCACGGAACGCCCGACCCGCCGCATGGTGTTGGGCAAACACTTCGCCGTGGCGGTGAAAGCCAAACCGAAAACCAAAGCCAAAACGCCCGCCAAGGCCAGCGCCAAACCGAAACCCAAAGCGCCGGTGCGGGGGGCAGCCCCCGCCAAGGTCCCACTCAAAGCGCCGGCTAGGCCCGCCACACCGGCCCGGAAGTAG
- a CDS encoding phosphopantothenoylcysteine decarboxylase, with translation MRVLLTAGPTYEPLDPVRFIGNHSTGKMGYALAEAFAAIGADVTLVSGPTNLPDPAHPRIRTQRVETADQMYAAAAALAPAADVWVFAAAVADYKPAQVAVEKIKKSGDTLTLDLVKNVDIAATLGKTKRPEQFSVGFALETNNEEAHALDKLRRKNFDLVVLNSLRDAGAGFRHDTNKVTLLDAQGESRIFEVKPKAEVARDIVAAVLALLPREV, from the coding sequence ATGCGTGTTCTCCTCACTGCCGGGCCTACCTACGAGCCGCTGGACCCCGTGCGCTTTATCGGCAACCACAGCACCGGTAAGATGGGCTACGCGCTGGCCGAGGCCTTTGCCGCCATCGGCGCCGACGTCACGCTCGTCAGCGGCCCCACCAACCTGCCCGACCCCGCGCACCCGCGCATCCGCACGCAGCGCGTAGAAACCGCCGACCAGATGTATGCCGCCGCCGCCGCCCTGGCGCCCGCGGCCGATGTGTGGGTGTTTGCCGCCGCCGTGGCCGACTACAAGCCGGCCCAGGTGGCGGTGGAGAAGATCAAAAAGTCCGGCGATACGCTCACGCTGGACCTGGTGAAGAACGTGGACATTGCGGCCACACTGGGGAAAACCAAGCGGCCCGAACAATTTTCGGTGGGTTTTGCGTTGGAGACCAACAACGAGGAAGCTCACGCCCTGGACAAGCTGCGCCGCAAGAACTTCGACCTCGTGGTACTGAACTCCCTGCGCGACGCCGGGGCCGGTTTTCGCCACGATACCAACAAAGTGACGCTGCTCGACGCGCAGGGCGAATCCCGTATCTTTGAAGTAAAGCCCAAGGCCGAAGTGGCCCGGGATATTGTTGCTGCCGTTCTTGCCCTCCTGCCTCGTGAAGTATAA
- a CDS encoding glycerophosphodiester phosphodiesterase: MPVFFTTWLRPLLGRASLGLALLLPAACTTAPTLPAGYRPLVIGHAGSAFLTPINPFNPLPPNSAASLQQALDRGADGLEMDLQLSQDSVIMLYHDAKLETLTTGAGCISEKLAAELQQLPYRAGFPYDWFQDEKLQTLESLLSRTQGQHPYLHFDLHHADACRPDDAYWRAPVLARALGRLLKRYPWPADRLLILTTHQPTLALLRRELPGVQLGLEVTDNFAAGLQAAKGLQVQAIVLSKDIVSLENTRQAHAAGLQVVTFGGRSAGTVKRLLGTLPDAIETDNVPAMRGMISGQ; this comes from the coding sequence ATGCCTGTTTTTTTTACTACTTGGTTGCGGCCCCTGCTGGGCCGAGCCAGCCTGGGGCTGGCGCTGCTACTGCCCGCCGCCTGCACCACCGCCCCCACGCTGCCTGCCGGCTACCGGCCGCTGGTCATCGGGCACGCCGGCTCCGCGTTCCTGACGCCCATCAACCCCTTCAACCCGCTGCCGCCCAACAGCGCCGCCAGCCTGCAGCAGGCCCTGGACCGCGGCGCCGACGGTTTGGAAATGGACCTGCAACTCAGCCAGGACAGCGTCATTATGCTCTATCACGACGCCAAGCTGGAGACGTTGACGACCGGGGCAGGATGCATCAGCGAGAAGTTGGCGGCGGAGCTCCAGCAGCTGCCCTACCGCGCTGGCTTCCCCTACGACTGGTTCCAGGATGAGAAGCTGCAGACGCTGGAAAGTCTGCTGAGCCGCACGCAGGGCCAGCACCCCTACCTGCACTTCGACCTGCACCACGCCGACGCCTGCCGCCCCGATGATGCCTATTGGCGGGCACCGGTGCTGGCCCGGGCCCTGGGCCGCTTGCTGAAGCGCTACCCCTGGCCTGCGGATCGGTTGCTTATCCTGACCACCCACCAGCCCACGCTGGCCCTGCTGCGCCGCGAGCTGCCGGGCGTGCAGCTGGGTTTGGAAGTCACCGACAACTTTGCAGCCGGCCTGCAGGCGGCCAAAGGGCTACAGGTGCAGGCTATTGTGCTCAGCAAAGACATCGTAAGTCTGGAAAACACCCGGCAGGCCCACGCCGCTGGCTTGCAGGTGGTCACGTTCGGGGGGCGCTCAGCCGGCACCGTCAAGCGCCTGCTTGGTACCCTGCCCGACGCCATCGAAACCGACAACGTGCCGGCCATGCGGGGCATGATTTCCGGGCAGTAG